ATTGTTGACGTACATGTGCATTTTTTCTGTCATTGCGGTGTTGTTCTGGAAAAATCCTTGGATAGAATAATTGAAATTTTTGTTCATTATCTTTTGTTTGAGCATGTCTTTGCCTTTGATCATAATGTAATCACTGGAAATACTCTCCTCTTCATCGGGAATAACATAGGTGATGAGAATATTTTTTGCTGTTGTTTGTTTCGCAAACTGTTTTATCTTTTCTGTCGCTTCTGCAATTCTCGCAGACTCACTGTTTAATGTGAATGAGATAGAAGATTCTTCTGTGCTGTTTTGTGGCGCTCTGATTACCGCATATCGCAATGTTCCACTTTTCTTCTTGCTGTCAAACGCGTCTATTGGCGCTTTGAAGAAAGTTCTTAGTTCCTTGAGGAGTAGGTTTATTCCTTCATTCGCGATAACGCATTGTTCAACATCTACTCGCTTTGCTGGTTCTTTTTGGCGAAATCCTACGCCATTTTCGAAAAATAAAAAGTCCATTCTATTCCTGTAGAAATATTCTTTGTCTGCGTAGACTTCTATTTCTTTGTATTCTATTGCGTGTTTCAA
This Candidatus Woesearchaeota archaeon DNA region includes the following protein-coding sequences:
- the rlmD gene encoding 23S rRNA (uracil(1939)-C(5))-methyltransferase RlmD, translated to MAIPLCPYFNVCNGCACQHIDYSLQLENKKNALKHAIEYKEIEVYADKEYFYRNRMDFLFFENGVGFRQKEPAKRVDVEQCVIANEGINLLLKELRTFFKAPIDAFDSKKKSGTLRYAVIRAPQNSTEESSISFTLNSESARIAEATEKIKQFAKQTTAKNILITYVIPDEEESISSDYIMIKGKDMLKQKIMNKNFNYSIQGFFQNNTAMTEKMHMYVNNILKKHNTKDAYLLDLYAGVGTFGIINAELFKSVTIIEGFQGCIDAAKINITENNIKNATALCLDATHLRRIKFNNPLYVITDPPRSGMDMKTIQQIIELRPEAIIYVSCNTQQLGKDVKKFKKYEIKSAALFDLFPQTNHSEAVVELVRKEA